Within the Salmo salar chromosome ssa12, Ssal_v3.1, whole genome shotgun sequence genome, the region CAAACAGTGATCATTCTTCACTCCCCTAACAGTGACTCCTGACCTTTGACCCTAACTCACCTGTAGGTTGTAGAGTCCCTCCAGCATGACCTTGCCTGACCTCTTGGCCTGGTCCAGCAGGTTCTCTGTCTTGATGACCTTTATGACCTCGGTCAGCAACAGGTTCTTAGTGTGGTCTCCAAGCCACGTGTTGAAGATCCTGAACGGCTGGAGAAGAAAATaacaaaggagaggagagaagaagcagagaggagagatgagagaagagcagagaagagaaagaagaggagaaaagagaggagagaagagaaagtaaATAAGGTTAAAAGGTTGATAAAGAAGtaccacacatacacccacacacacatacacacactaccttGTCAGGCTGAAAGCTATCTTTCTGGTAGTATCCTCCTGTCAGCATCTTCTTGCTGAAGGAGACGATGTCAGCGGGGTCGTCCAATCCCCAGTGCTCGTGGGCCCAGAATTTCCCCGTAGACCCGCCCCCTGTCTGCACCTCATCCACTAGGAAGGCACAGCCATGCTGACGGACACACAAAGGTCAGTAGGTTGAAATGACTAAAGACCTGTGTAATTACAATACTGTTTACAGTGTACTTACACAGTAAAGTACTGATTTCTAGATGAGTGTACCTTGATAGCTTCATATTATTTACCAATCAATGTATTTAGTGAAGTATTTGATAAAACCCACCTTGGTAGGTGGCTTATACCAAGCCTCAATTAATGGAATTCTACTCAATATCTACAAATTGGATCATTTTCATTAACAATCAagagattcaaatcaaatcagttAGATTGTCAGCATGATTCATATCCCTCCAGATGCTCTGTACTCTGTCTATAACCAGTAAGGATCCTTACTCTACCTTCTTGGTGATTCCCCTGAGCTTCCTGTAGAAGTCGAAGGAGGCGTGGTTATCCCCTCCCTCTGCCTGGATTGGCTCGATCACCACCCCCGCCACGTGCCGACCCTTCTGATTCCACTTCACTATCAGGTCCTCCGCCTGAGATGGGAGGGATTGAACGAGGGATGAGAGGAATAGAGGCAAGAATGAAGGTCAGGGGGGAGAATGAAAGAAAGGATAGTTCAGATGGATGAAAAAAGTTGGAAGATGAGTAGGAATGAGGGACGAGTCAAAAGGGATGGATAAAAGTTAGAAGGATCAGGGGAATGGATTGATGAGAGGAATAAGGGATGAGAGTCAGTTGGATGCTCAGATTAGGAAGAAGATACTGTATAGAGAGGGAGCGACTCAGACCTCCTCCAGGCAGCGGGCCTCCTCCTGTGCGTTCTCCCTTTCAAACTGGTCCAGGGGGTACCTCAGCTGGGGGAAGGGGGCGATGGGCCAGTCAAAAGACGGCACGTCTAGCTTCTGGATGGCCTTGGTGTGAGTGGTGGCCAGACAGCCTGGGAGAATAGGAGAGCCTTGAGTTCAGACTTGATATTATGTGGCTCTAAAACCTATGTACTGGCATTGCAATGACCTACATCCCAGTTGAAAGTACTTTGTGTACCCATTTCAGTACCCTAGTCAGACTGTATCAGCCTAAGTAATTACTATGTAAGTACATATTAAAGTCTTACCCAGAGTTCTTCCGTGAAATCCGCCCATAAAGGACAGAAGAGTCAGGTCAGGGCAGCCAGGAACCTGGAAATAGAACGAGAACACCAGACTGAGAAACTGCTGGCCCTATATAACATAATTACAAACCGGAGAGTTGTGAGGGAGCGTGAGTTACCTACCTGGTTGATGACACTAGTTCTTACTTCCTCTGGAGTTGGTTCCGGAGTTCCTCTCATCTTGTTCTAAGAAACACATAGAGTAAAAGCCTGCTATATATACAGGTCATATTTAATATAGACTTTATAAATGCGTTACTGTCCATGGTCCTGCCCTTACTCTGTACCAGATGAAGATGGCTTTGTAGGCGTTCTCATTGGAGCAGGATCCACAGGCCATGGTCTGGACCCGGCTGAAACCCTTGGGTGCCACCTAGTGGACAAAGGGAGGAAGCGCACCAGTCATGTCAGCACTTGAGTTATTTGATTTCATTCCATTTATTCTTGGGTTTGAATCCGTTAAAAAAGTACAAAGTCCAGGGTATAACACAATACAGTATCATAGAACACATATTTCCAATGTTGTCCTCTGTGTCCTGATATGTGTAGAAAATGTATGCATGGTTAGTAATAGTGTTAAACAGGCTGTGATGTTATATTCCGAGGTGTATTTGATATCAAACTTACTGCCATCAGGCCGTTGACAAGCTTCTCAGAGAATTGCTCTGGTGGCATCATCCCAAGTGCTGGTCGGTTGACAAACGTTCCCTGATACAGATTGTAGAAAACAGTTACACATTATCAATGGCAAATCTAATGGTTTTCAATTCTCAACATCAACTTTGATGCTTACCATATTTTTCGGATCCGTCATGACTTTTGTGAGTGCCGGGTGATTGTATCCTGGAAATCACAGAGAGAAAAACGTACATTTGAAGTCTTTGGGTCTTTCAGTGCTTTGACTTATCCTTGTGGTCCAAGAGTTTTTCTTGACcacgtgacctgaccaggaacaactctgggTCCTATAGAATAGAATACCCACCTATGGGTATGGATGCGATCTGGGTGTAGACATCCAGCATACGGTTCCCATCCACGTCCACCAGGTAGTTACCTTTACTCTCCTCATAGTCACAGAAGAAGTTCACCTGGACAACACTCTGTAGAGGGGGACAGAGATGTTCAAGAGGGACAGAGATGTTcgagagggacagagaagaggCTATCTTCACTGGTACCGTTGCACATGACTCATCGTACAAATCCGATATGATATGACTTGTGGACAGAGGACGTCAAGGAGAATAAGACACTTTTTTCACGACGTGGACATTTCTCTTCACCGCCTCTCTTTTTGTCCTTCAGCAGTGACATGACATTTCATTCATATTATATCATATAAATCTGagtgtgttttgtgtatttcttacCTGAATCGCCTCCAGTTGTTGTGCTAGGATCTGTGGAGAACAACAGTAGAGATGAACGGATACTACCAGTACTTAAGAAACAAGCATGTCCTGAATTTAAAGTGCTTTGAATGGCTTCTTCTATCATATGTGTAATTGATTGATCCCTGAGAGCTTTGGCCTGGCCAAGATATTTCACAAACATTCATAGACCGTTTTAAATTGTTAAAAAATATGTTGTTCCCCTTACCATCCCTGCTACCCTAACTAACAGACAACAATACGGCTAGACAGTTGGCACATTACAGTGAGGGACAGATTTACTAAGCATTTTCACTACTGCATAGTTTGCACTTGTTTTTTTCCATACGAGAATGAAAAACAATCCCATAAAACTGTCTTTTATAGTGTCATTTTTCTTGCCTTAGAAAACGTGTGATAAACTTAGTATGTCTGGTCCTAGGTGTGGTATGGTCGAGAGTTGATCTATTGAATTACCTTAGATCTGGGCCCTGGAACCTCAGTCTTCATACAAGGACCATCAAACTCAACTTCCTCAACTCTTTTAGCTGTTGTTTGTTGATGGCGGTATCCTACGGAAAATGTGAACGAGATTCTATGGGTTATTTGAGTTATGAAGTTTTGTGCCAACGCCAAAAACACATCCAATCAGTGGGAAGTCACAAGACAGTACGGCAAATCACAAATATCTCACGAGGAAGCTAGATATTAATCTGGAAGGAGTGGGATCAAGAGGAGTGCAGAGGTGGGAATTAATGATCAACTGTGTTTTCCAGTTGTGTCTGGTTCTGGCAAGTTGAATGGCCATTATGGGTCAAAGACCTGATGCTTATTTGACTGACAGAATGAGCCAGTATGCTACTGCAGGAAatgaatcctgcagcaacagggtaattcatggacatttttgtagggtttgatccatttttcataagcgaaaatcaagtctgacattttcaaagtggaaattacaaacttcagaagcctttttaaacctcaaatacacacgTTTAAAATGTCCTGCGTTGCAGGAAAGTTcttctgcaacagggtgatcaaattaagatacaaCATAATGTAGCGATGCATTCAGAAACTCACAAGACATTCCACAATCTCCTTTCTTCCAATTGTCATTGTGTTCAACTTATTAGTTATTACCATAATGTTGAATATGTACAATCTTTCTATAAATAGCATGTGAGAAGCCAGCATTACCTATCACTAaacagcaaattctccagtgtaaaaaaaaagaaaaaacagtgttaaatcaacactgaaagTGTGGATccatatacattttagtcatttagcagacgcttttattcagagcaacttacagtagtgaatgcatacatttcatacattttttccccccgtactggtcccccatgggaatcgaacccacaaccctggtgttgcaaacaccatgctctaccaactgagccacacaggaacagtgttaaattaacacactgcttcgtgtaaagccttattgaaatatttcccagagtgccttgcctttcgagtatattgtagagttaccacccatgactgtatttgttagtgacagagacatggttgttgcattcatccaTTTTGCTAGATCTACTATGGTAAGTCATATAGAAGTTTCTCTCCTCTTACCTGAAGCAGACAACCCAAGGCTGGGTCTCAGAGAAGATGCAAGACGGCGGTTTAGAATACTGGAGGCCATGCTCCTCAGCTACCGCTGTAGCAagaatgaagaatgcaaaaaaagGTTGATTTTCAATATTTTCTTGACACTCTGCACATAAATACCAATAGAAAAACCGAATATTTTCTAGGTTATCACACATACAATATACTCTTAAAAATATAATATTCATATCAAATGATGCTGGTTGACTGCGCAGTAGTTTAAAATGTAACAGAAACACTCACTGTGGAAGTGTGAAAATGTGATGCAGGTGGAACCACAAGACTGTATGCCATTGTCTTTACTCCCCAACAGCCTTTTATATCTCAACCACAGCCATTTAGAGAAGCGGGTGTGGAGGTGGGGGCCAATGCGGAATCGTCCGGTATACCACACACCACTATCATTGACTGGACTGCTCTCCTGGACACTAAAGGGTCGAGGTCATGACAGTAATAATTGCAGATACCGGATGGATCAAAATAGGTTGGTTTTAGATTAACTTATTTTTGTAAGAGGACTTCTATGACAGGTGAGGGAGGGTGGGTTTCATGTATTCATTCATTGCTGAGGTCAAGATTCTTACATCCTGAAATGTCCAGTTTTCCTAAATGTCAAACGTTAAGCATACATGCCACCTGTTGGTAGACATTGGAACGACAGATTAACTTGGATTAACATGATTCAGTTGGATTATTATTATGGCATGAAAACATTGAGCTGTAACTGTGACTTGTCTTTATTAAAGCATTCTAGACCCAGATCCTTCCTGGCTAAAGAATCTATGCGTACTACATTCTGGTCTACAGTTTAACACAGGGAGCATTCCCATTACAACTCTTGGAATACAAAAGCGTTGATGAAACACAtttgtcaacatgttttttttaaatcagcattGCATACAGCGGACAGGTTTTCAAATACTGCTTTTCCAAACATATACATATTGTATTGCAATTACATAATTACAAGATCAAAATCTTTGCAACATTTACAGCATAAataaagttggaagtttacatacaccttagccaaatacatctaaactcagtttttcacaatcctgacatttaatcctagtaaagattccctgtcttaggtcagttaggatcaccactttattttaagaatgtgaaatgtcagaataatagtagagagaatgatttatttcagcttttctttctttcattacattcccagtgggtcagaagtttacatacactcaattagtatttggtagtattgcctttaaattgtttaacttgagtcaaacattttgggtagccttccacaaacttcccacaataagttggatgaattttggcccattcctcctgacagagctggtgtaactgagtcaggtgtgaaggcttccttgctcgcacaaactttttcagttctgcccacaaattttctatgggattgaggtcagagctttgtgatggccactctaataccttgactttgttgtccttaagcccgcttgccacaactttggaagtatgcctggggtcattgaccatttggaagacccatttgcaaccaagctttaacttcctgactgatgtcttgagatgttgcttcaatatatccacataattttcctacctcatgatgccatctattttgtgaagtgcaccagtccctcctgcagcagagcacccccacaacatgatgctgctacccccgtgcttcacggttgggatggtgttcttcagcttgcaagcatccccctttttcctccaaacataacgatggtcatggtggccaaacagttctatttttgtttcatcagacatttctcccaaaaatatgatctttgtccccatgtgcagttgcaaaccgtagtctggcttttttatgccggttttggagcagtggcttcttccttgctgagcggcctttcaggttatgtcaatataggactcgttttactgtggatagatacttttgtacctgtttcctccagcatcttcacaaggtcctttgctgttgttctgggattgatttgcacttttcgcaccaaagtacgttcatctctaggagacagaacgcgtccccttcctgagcggtatgacggctgcgtggtcccatggtgtttatacttgcgttctattgtttgtacagatgaacgtggtaccttcaggcgtttcaaaattgctcccaaggatgaaccagacttgtggaggtctacaatttctttctgaggtcttggcggatttcttttgattgtcccgtgatgtcaagcagagtcactgagtttgaaggtaggctttgaaatacatccacaggtacaccttcaattgactcaaattatgtcaattagcctatcagaagcttctaaagccatggaattattttctggaattttccaagctgtttaaaggcacaatcaacttagtgtatgtaaacttctgacccactggaattgtgatacagtgaattataagtgaaataatctgtctgtaaacaattgctggaaaaatgacttgtgtcatgaacaaagaagatgtcctaaccgacttgccaaaactatagtttgttaacaagaaatttgtggagtggttgaaaaacaaattttaatgactccaacctaagtgtatgtaaacttccgacttcaactgtatatgcctaAAATACACTGTACTGCAAGTACAGTATAGTTTCAATACACACTTACAGCCATAAATGAAAGTTGAACAATGTAACTATTCAGTGTTGATAACCAGAATAGTGCAGGTGATAAGTACTGAAGAGGACATTACTAAGGAGATCATCTGCATGTAGGCAGTGAAAAGATGAATTAAAGACGGGTTCATACCCTACAACGTTACAGTAACATCATTACTACAACAACCAGCTGGTATCAACACAGCAACAAAGGGAGTGAGAGAAATAAAGAATGAAAAGGATTGAGGGAGGGAACAAGTTCATTAGTCTGGACAAAGCTTGGCCATCCTCCTCCAGAAGTCCACCCTTTCCTTGTTGAGTCTTCCGCGCTTTAAACATATGATTGGCTGAATCAGTCCGTGATAGATCACAGGAGGTACCAGGCAGCCAATCCGGCGACAGCAGCCGCCCAGCTGGCCAGAACCATCTGACCAACAGGATGTCTCAGCAGCATCATGGCTAACTGACAGGCAAAGTTAGTGTTGCCACTggccactagagagagagagaggaggaagaggaggaagagaagaaagagaaggataataattcaGTCATTCATGTTCTAATTTCTAGAAACTATCTTGAGTGAAAGATTGCATTGTGACTTCATTCTGTTACTACTGTTAGTACCAAATGTGTTGTCATATGACTTGACATGTCTAATTGATGCCAAACACAGAAAAAGGAGATGTTAAAGTGTGAGAAGTTCAGGCAGGCAGCTTACCCATTTTGGCAGCGTAGTAAGGGCACTTGTTAATGTCTCCGTCCATGTCCTGGGAACCCTGCGTCCAACACCT harbors:
- the LOC106564456 gene encoding 4-aminobutyrate aminotransferase, mitochondrial, which gives rise to MASSILNRRLASSLRPSLGLSASGYRHQQTTAKRVEEVEFDGPCMKTEVPGPRSKILAQQLEAIQSVVQVNFFCDYEESKGNYLVDVDGNRMLDVYTQIASIPIGYNHPALTKVMTDPKNMGTFVNRPALGMMPPEQFSEKLVNGLMAVAPKGFSRVQTMACGSCSNENAYKAIFIWYRNKMRGTPEPTPEEVRTSVINQVPGCPDLTLLSFMGGFHGRTLGCLATTHTKAIQKLDVPSFDWPIAPFPQLRYPLDQFERENAQEEARCLEEAEDLIVKWNQKGRHVAGVVIEPIQAEGGDNHASFDFYRKLRGITKKHGCAFLVDEVQTGGGSTGKFWAHEHWGLDDPADIVSFSKKMLTGGYYQKDSFQPDKPFRIFNTWLGDHTKNLLLTEVIKVIKTENLLDQAKRSGKVMLEGLYNLQDKYPHLLSRARGIGTFCAIDVKDEDTRNNLILKARNKGVVLGGCGTQSIRFRPALVFTEHHAHLFLDIFNDAIAELK